One Actinospica robiniae DSM 44927 genomic region harbors:
- a CDS encoding YggS family pyridoxal phosphate-dependent enzyme encodes MLADGRRAEIAANLAGVRARIEAACAAAGRSPEEVNLVAVTKFRPAVDALHLYALGQRVFGENRDQEAAPKAAEVAAALADTASDPFPEWHFIGQLQTNKVKSVVSYADVIESVDRPELAAALAKAAERAGRRPRCLVQVNLDPAAERDAGGRGGAHPQDVLRVADAVARSGVLRLEGLMAVAPLGAAPEPAFERLAALAAKLRGVHPDAMSLSAGMSGDLEAAVAAGATHVRIGSALLGGRPPLR; translated from the coding sequence GTGCTAGCGGACGGGCGCCGGGCCGAGATCGCGGCGAACCTGGCCGGAGTCAGGGCCCGGATCGAGGCGGCCTGCGCCGCGGCCGGCCGTTCGCCCGAGGAGGTGAATCTGGTCGCGGTGACGAAGTTCCGGCCGGCCGTCGACGCGCTGCACCTCTACGCGCTCGGGCAGCGGGTGTTCGGGGAGAACCGGGACCAGGAGGCGGCGCCGAAGGCGGCCGAGGTGGCCGCCGCACTTGCCGACACGGCGTCGGATCCTTTCCCCGAATGGCACTTCATCGGACAGCTGCAGACCAATAAGGTGAAATCAGTCGTCTCCTATGCGGACGTGATCGAGTCGGTCGACCGCCCGGAACTCGCGGCGGCGCTGGCGAAGGCGGCCGAGCGGGCCGGGCGCAGGCCGCGCTGCCTGGTCCAGGTCAATCTGGACCCGGCCGCCGAGCGCGACGCCGGCGGCCGCGGCGGCGCCCATCCGCAGGACGTGCTGCGGGTCGCCGACGCCGTGGCGCGCAGCGGCGTGCTTCGGCTCGAAGGGCTGATGGCGGTGGCGCCGCTCGGCGCCGCGCCGGAACCGGCGTTCGAGCGGCTCGCGGCCCTTGCCGCGAAACTGCGTGGCGTCCATCCTGATGCCATGTCACTCTCGGCGGGGATGAGTGGGGATCTGGAGGCCGCGGTGGCGGCGGGGGCGACACACGTGCGGATCGGGTCCGCCTTGCTCGGTGGCAGACCTCCGCTGCGGTAA
- a CDS encoding cell division protein FtsQ/DivIB, which yields MTGPGGGDSTNERAGAATATSAGRRPGGSGRVSDLPARLYAARMRTRSRRRRLAVTLTVTACLLALVGYLVLWHTSLIAVSAVKVQGAKSISTATVLDAAQIPAGSPMAALDPAAAAARIERVPQVASATVRRDWPGTVLISVVERVPAALVPDAGGYAIVDGGGVVLGQSAKTRSGLPVIDVSGAAKDAQVVPGALAALRALPADVDRRISSITATDPYAITLTLAGGVTVNWGGGDDAVDKARDLVALMRTGHAHHYDVSAPNAPAKS from the coding sequence ATGACCGGCCCCGGTGGCGGAGATTCCACGAACGAGCGCGCCGGCGCCGCCACCGCCACGTCCGCCGGGAGGCGTCCGGGCGGATCGGGCCGGGTCTCCGACCTGCCCGCGCGCCTCTACGCCGCGCGGATGCGCACCCGGTCGCGCCGCCGCCGGCTCGCGGTCACCCTGACGGTCACCGCCTGCCTGCTCGCGCTGGTCGGCTACCTGGTGCTCTGGCACACCTCGTTGATCGCGGTGAGCGCGGTCAAGGTGCAGGGCGCCAAGTCGATCTCCACCGCGACCGTGCTGGACGCCGCGCAGATCCCGGCCGGCAGCCCGATGGCCGCGCTCGATCCGGCCGCCGCGGCCGCGCGGATCGAGCGCGTTCCGCAGGTCGCCTCGGCCACGGTCCGGCGCGACTGGCCGGGCACGGTGCTGATCAGCGTGGTCGAGCGGGTGCCCGCGGCGCTGGTGCCGGACGCCGGGGGCTACGCGATCGTGGACGGCGGCGGGGTGGTGCTCGGTCAGAGTGCGAAGACGCGCTCCGGGCTGCCGGTGATCGACGTCTCCGGCGCGGCGAAGGACGCGCAGGTGGTGCCCGGCGCGCTGGCCGCGCTGCGGGCGCTGCCGGCCGATGTGGACCGGCGCATCTCCTCGATCACCGCGACCGATCCCTATGCCATCACTCTGACGCTCGCCGGCGGCGTCACGGTGAATTGGGGCGGTGGCGACGACGCCGTCGACAAAGCGCGCGACCTCGTGGCGCTGATGCGCACGGGCCACGCCCACCACTACGATGTGAGCGCTCCGAATGCCCCGGCGAAGTCGTGA
- the pgeF gene encoding peptidoglycan editing factor PgeF codes for MEIYQHGRIRFAFSDRHGGVSAPPYGSLNLADHVGDDPQVVASNRALAARSLGLEPEHVVYLTQVHGAEVARAHGPWPGARPEADASVTDVPGLALAILVADCTPVLLADPDAGVVAVAHAGRPGMAAGVVPATVGRMRELGAEPERIIAYTGPAVCGACYEVPDAMRAQVAERVPESWAVTRQGTAAVDVPGGVWAQLRAAGIAEANAHRSPLCAMESADHYSYRREGVTGRFAGFAWIERAC; via the coding sequence GTGGAGATCTACCAGCACGGGCGGATCCGGTTCGCCTTCTCGGACCGGCACGGCGGCGTGAGCGCCCCACCCTACGGATCGCTCAACCTCGCCGACCACGTGGGCGACGACCCGCAGGTGGTGGCTTCCAACCGCGCGCTGGCCGCGCGGTCGCTGGGCCTCGAGCCCGAGCACGTGGTGTATCTGACGCAGGTTCACGGGGCCGAGGTGGCCCGCGCGCACGGTCCGTGGCCCGGCGCGCGCCCGGAGGCGGACGCCAGCGTCACCGACGTCCCCGGTCTGGCCCTCGCCATCCTGGTGGCCGACTGCACTCCGGTGCTGCTCGCCGATCCCGACGCGGGCGTGGTGGCGGTCGCCCACGCGGGGCGCCCGGGGATGGCCGCCGGCGTGGTGCCGGCCACGGTCGGGCGGATGCGCGAGCTCGGCGCCGAGCCCGAGCGGATCATCGCCTACACCGGCCCGGCCGTCTGCGGGGCCTGCTACGAGGTCCCGGACGCGATGCGGGCGCAGGTGGCCGAGCGGGTGCCCGAGTCCTGGGCGGTGACCCGGCAGGGGACCGCGGCGGTGGACGTGCCCGGCGGCGTCTGGGCGCAGCTGCGCGCGGCCGGGATCGCCGAGGCGAACGCGCACCGCTCGCCGCTGTGCGCGATGGAGTCGGCGGACCACTATTCCTACCGCCGCGAGGGCGTCACCGGCCGGTTCGCCGGCTTCGCCTGGATCGAGCGCGCGTGCTAG
- the murD gene encoding UDP-N-acetylmuramoyl-L-alanine--D-glutamate ligase encodes MPWQGLRVCVVGARVVGISAAEVLLGLGAHVVLCDRYDDEQTTQRATRVAELGAVLRLGDDKTLPEDCELLVVVPGIPPTAPIVAAAREAGIPIWGDAELAWRLRKPLPDGGYAPWVGLTGTNGKTTAVRMLASMLEAAGRRAVACGNVGFPLVDAVVAAEPYEVLAIEFSSFQLYWSESLSLQAAAVLNIAPDHLDWHGTMEDYVAAKARIYERCQVACVYNAADPITERMVEEADVVEGCRAIGFTLGAPGLSMFGVVDGILADRAFIEDRRTSAAELGTIFDVEPHAPHNIANGLAAAALARAHGVPVEAVRDGLRNFRPDPHRIEFIAVLDGADYVDDSKATNTHAAAASLAAYEHIVWIAGGLAKGAEFDTLVEKAAKRLRGVVLLGQDRALIAEALRAKAPDVPIADIGGADTGLDAQTAIEAALDAAAGFAQQGDTVLLAPACASMDLFVSYNQRGEIFAERVRARKAAQAG; translated from the coding sequence GTGCCGTGGCAGGGCCTGCGGGTGTGCGTGGTCGGCGCCCGGGTGGTGGGCATCTCCGCCGCGGAGGTACTGCTCGGGCTCGGCGCGCACGTCGTCCTGTGCGACCGCTACGACGACGAGCAGACCACTCAGCGGGCCACCCGCGTCGCCGAACTCGGCGCGGTGCTGCGCCTGGGCGATGACAAGACCCTGCCGGAGGACTGCGAGCTGCTCGTGGTCGTGCCCGGCATCCCGCCGACCGCCCCCATCGTGGCGGCCGCGCGGGAGGCCGGGATCCCGATCTGGGGCGACGCGGAGCTCGCCTGGCGGCTGCGCAAGCCGCTGCCGGACGGCGGCTACGCACCCTGGGTCGGCCTGACCGGCACCAACGGCAAGACCACCGCCGTGCGGATGCTCGCCTCGATGCTCGAGGCGGCCGGCCGGCGCGCGGTCGCCTGCGGCAACGTCGGCTTCCCGCTGGTGGACGCGGTCGTCGCGGCCGAGCCGTACGAGGTGCTGGCGATCGAGTTCTCCAGCTTCCAGCTCTACTGGTCCGAGTCGCTGAGCCTGCAGGCCGCCGCGGTGCTCAACATCGCGCCGGACCACCTGGACTGGCACGGCACGATGGAGGACTACGTCGCGGCCAAGGCCCGGATCTACGAGCGCTGCCAGGTCGCCTGCGTCTACAACGCCGCCGACCCGATCACCGAGCGGATGGTCGAGGAGGCGGACGTGGTCGAGGGCTGCCGGGCCATCGGCTTCACCCTCGGCGCCCCCGGGCTGTCCATGTTCGGCGTGGTGGACGGCATCCTGGCCGACCGGGCGTTCATCGAGGACCGCCGGACCTCGGCGGCCGAGCTCGGCACGATCTTCGACGTGGAGCCGCACGCCCCGCACAACATCGCCAACGGCCTCGCCGCCGCGGCGCTGGCCCGGGCGCACGGCGTGCCGGTCGAGGCGGTGCGCGACGGCCTGCGCAACTTCCGCCCGGACCCGCACCGGATCGAGTTCATCGCCGTCCTCGACGGCGCCGACTACGTGGACGACTCGAAGGCCACGAACACGCACGCGGCCGCCGCGTCGCTCGCGGCCTACGAGCACATCGTGTGGATCGCCGGCGGCCTGGCCAAGGGCGCCGAGTTCGACACCCTGGTGGAGAAGGCCGCCAAGCGCCTGCGCGGCGTGGTCCTGCTCGGCCAGGACCGGGCCCTGATCGCCGAAGCGCTGCGGGCCAAGGCCCCCGACGTCCCGATCGCCGACATCGGCGGCGCCGACACCGGCCTGGACGCCCAGACCGCGATCGAAGCGGCCCTCGACGCCGCCGCCGGGTTCGCCCAGCAGGGCGACACCGTGCTGCTCGCCCCCGCCTGCGCCTCGATGGACCTGTTCGTCTCCTACAACCAGCGCGGCGAGATCTTCGCCGAGCGGGTCCGCGCCCGCAAGGCGGCGCAGGCCGGGTAG
- a CDS encoding GNAT family N-acetyltransferase produces the protein MTVEISPLESVTSEVVEAFDRLLPQLSAHAKPIGAAELEALLGWQGTTVLLARLDGRIVGTLTLVLFPIPSGLRAWVEDVVVDSSARGNGVGAALTTHALGLARTAGARTVDLTSRPSRMAARRLYEGLGFGVRDSRLYRYQL, from the coding sequence ATGACGGTTGAGATCTCCCCGCTCGAGTCCGTGACCTCCGAGGTGGTCGAGGCGTTCGACCGGCTGCTGCCGCAGCTTTCGGCGCACGCGAAGCCGATCGGGGCGGCGGAGCTGGAGGCGCTGCTCGGGTGGCAGGGCACGACGGTGCTGCTGGCGCGGCTGGACGGGCGGATCGTGGGGACGCTGACGCTCGTGCTCTTCCCGATCCCGAGCGGGCTGCGGGCCTGGGTCGAGGACGTGGTGGTGGACTCCTCGGCGCGCGGGAACGGGGTGGGGGCGGCGCTGACCACGCACGCGCTGGGGCTGGCCCGGACGGCGGGGGCGCGGACGGTCGATCTGACGTCGCGTCCGTCGCGGATGGCGGCGCGGCGGCTTTACGAGGGGCTCGGGTTCGGGGTGCGCGACTCGCGGCTCTACCGCTATCAGCTCTAG
- the mraY gene encoding phospho-N-acetylmuramoyl-pentapeptide-transferase produces MRAVLYASVIALVCSLIGTPVAVKLFARRGYGQEIREDGPQSHQVKRGTPTMGGTVIVLSTLIAYFVTKGLTGKWPTSSALLVLFLMTGLGMVGFLDDFIKIYKQRSLGLRTKAKLIGQSVVAIAFAILVLHFPNSMGYTPASDHVSFLYDIGWLSLGPVLFVVFSYVLISGWSNAVNLTDGADGLATGASVMAFAAYVVIGVWQYGQSCGSAPSRGCYEVRDPLDLAIVAASLMGACFGFLWWNASPAKIYMGDTGSLALGGAFAGLSICSRTEVLAVIIGGLFLIEMFSVVIQVGSYKLRGGKRVFKMAPLHHHFELLDWPEVNVVIRFWIIAGLCVALGLGVFYGGFAATK; encoded by the coding sequence ATGAGAGCGGTCCTGTACGCGAGCGTGATCGCGCTGGTGTGCTCGTTGATCGGCACACCGGTGGCGGTCAAGCTCTTCGCCCGTCGCGGTTACGGACAGGAGATCCGCGAGGACGGCCCGCAGTCGCACCAGGTCAAGCGCGGCACGCCGACCATGGGCGGCACCGTGATCGTCCTGTCCACCCTCATCGCCTACTTCGTCACCAAGGGCCTGACCGGCAAGTGGCCGACCAGTTCGGCGCTGCTGGTGCTGTTCCTGATGACCGGTCTGGGCATGGTCGGCTTCCTGGACGACTTCATCAAGATCTACAAGCAGCGCTCGCTCGGCCTGCGGACCAAGGCGAAGCTGATCGGCCAGTCGGTGGTCGCGATCGCGTTCGCCATCCTGGTGCTGCACTTCCCCAACTCCATGGGCTACACCCCGGCCAGCGACCACGTCTCCTTCCTCTACGACATCGGCTGGCTGAGCCTGGGCCCGGTGCTGTTCGTGGTCTTCAGCTACGTGCTGATCTCCGGCTGGTCCAACGCGGTCAACCTCACCGACGGCGCGGACGGCCTGGCCACCGGCGCGTCGGTGATGGCCTTCGCGGCCTACGTGGTCATCGGCGTCTGGCAGTACGGCCAGAGCTGCGGCAGCGCGCCCAGCCGAGGCTGTTACGAGGTGCGCGACCCGCTCGACCTCGCCATCGTGGCCGCCTCGCTCATGGGAGCCTGCTTCGGCTTCCTCTGGTGGAACGCGTCGCCGGCCAAGATCTATATGGGCGACACCGGCTCGCTCGCCCTCGGCGGCGCCTTCGCCGGCCTGTCCATCTGCTCGCGCACCGAGGTGCTGGCCGTGATCATCGGCGGCCTGTTCCTAATCGAGATGTTCTCGGTGGTCATCCAGGTCGGCTCGTACAAACTCCGGGGTGGCAAACGCGTGTTCAAGATGGCGCCGTTGCATCATCATTTCGAGTTGTTGGACTGGCCAGAGGTCAACGTCGTCATCCGGTTCTGGATCATCGCGGGACTATGCGTGGCGTTGGGCCTAGGCGTCTTCTACGGCGGGTTCGCCGCGACGAAATGA
- the murC gene encoding UDP-N-acetylmuramate--L-alanine ligase encodes MSNIHDLYHQRLDPVPPAEQLGRVHFVGIGGVGMAPVARVALERGLPVSGSDIKRTAVVEELERDGAVISIGQKPENLEGVDTVVVSTGLRGDNVEMLAARERGLTVVHRATMLASLMVGRTAVVVAGTHGKTTTTSMIAVALTELGEDPSYAVGGEIGATGISGRSGRGPVFVAEADEADGTFLHYRPDIAVITNAELDHPDYFESVDAVHEAFKAFVERIKPDGVLVVCCDDPGARIALAHARSRGLRTVSYGFSDAADVHISDVTFAGGRSAAKLGAEADVVGLELNLTGRHNVENAAAAWAVLTTLGFAPEAAAGSLTHFTGARRRMELKGEAAGVRVYDDYMHHPTEIAATLAAYRELAGDGRLVVAFQAQRYSRAKTFLRQYGAPLGAADFVVVLEVYPGSGEDPIPGVNGSVIAEDVPLPAAQVAFEPVTADVAPLLAELVEAGDVVVTAGAGDVTTVGPALLELLRRRAVQVTRR; translated from the coding sequence ATGAGCAACATCCACGACCTCTACCACCAGCGGCTCGACCCGGTGCCGCCGGCCGAGCAGCTCGGCCGGGTGCACTTCGTCGGGATCGGCGGCGTCGGCATGGCCCCGGTCGCCCGGGTCGCGCTGGAGCGCGGGCTGCCCGTCTCCGGCAGCGACATCAAGCGCACCGCGGTCGTCGAGGAGCTCGAGCGCGACGGCGCGGTCATCTCGATCGGCCAGAAGCCGGAGAACCTCGAGGGCGTGGACACGGTGGTGGTCAGCACTGGGCTGCGCGGCGACAACGTCGAGATGCTCGCCGCCAGGGAACGCGGCCTGACGGTGGTGCACCGCGCCACCATGCTCGCCTCGCTGATGGTCGGGCGCACAGCGGTGGTGGTCGCGGGCACGCACGGGAAGACCACGACGACCTCGATGATCGCGGTCGCCCTCACCGAGCTCGGCGAGGACCCGTCCTACGCGGTCGGCGGCGAGATCGGGGCGACCGGGATAAGCGGCCGGTCCGGCCGCGGCCCGGTGTTCGTGGCCGAGGCCGACGAGGCCGACGGCACCTTCCTGCACTACCGGCCGGACATCGCGGTCATCACCAACGCCGAGCTCGACCACCCGGACTACTTCGAGTCCGTCGACGCGGTGCACGAGGCCTTCAAGGCCTTCGTGGAGCGGATCAAGCCCGACGGCGTGCTCGTCGTGTGCTGCGACGACCCGGGCGCGCGGATCGCCCTGGCGCACGCGAGGTCCCGCGGCCTGCGCACGGTCAGCTACGGCTTCTCCGACGCCGCCGACGTGCACATCTCCGACGTCACCTTCGCCGGCGGCCGCTCGGCGGCGAAGCTGGGCGCCGAGGCGGACGTGGTCGGCCTCGAACTGAACCTGACCGGCCGTCACAACGTGGAGAACGCGGCCGCCGCCTGGGCCGTGCTGACCACGCTCGGCTTCGCGCCCGAGGCCGCGGCCGGCTCGCTGACGCACTTCACCGGGGCGCGGCGGCGGATGGAGCTCAAGGGCGAAGCGGCCGGCGTGCGCGTGTACGACGACTACATGCACCACCCGACCGAGATCGCCGCGACCCTCGCCGCGTACCGGGAGCTGGCCGGGGACGGGCGGCTCGTCGTCGCGTTCCAGGCGCAGCGCTACTCCCGGGCCAAGACCTTCCTGCGCCAGTACGGCGCCCCGCTCGGCGCGGCCGACTTCGTCGTGGTGCTCGAGGTCTATCCCGGCTCGGGTGAGGACCCGATCCCGGGCGTGAACGGCTCGGTCATCGCCGAGGACGTGCCGCTGCCGGCCGCGCAGGTCGCGTTCGAGCCGGTGACCGCCGACGTGGCCCCGCTGCTGGCCGAACTGGTCGAGGCGGGCGACGTGGTGGTCACGGCGGGCGCGGGCGACGTGACCACCGTGGGCCCGGCCCTGCTCGAGCTGCTGCGCCGGCGCGCCGTCCAGGTCACCCGGCGGTGA
- the murG gene encoding undecaprenyldiphospho-muramoylpentapeptide beta-N-acetylglucosaminyltransferase, whose protein sequence is MHAVLAGGGSAGHIEPALALADALRRRDPRSSITCLGTTKGLDTKLIPERGYPLELIPAVPMPRKPTMDVFTVPSRLAGTVRRAAEILDKVEADVVVGFGGYVSLPAYFAARRRSVPIVVHEANVRPGLANRVGSRMTAWIATGSPDCRLSGGRYLGMPLRQMISRLDRPALRDEALAFFGLTPGRPTLLVYGGSQGARRLNEAIEGAAGALSEAGVQILHAVGRGNWRDQDVFPVAGAAYVRVPYLDRMDYAYAAADLVLGRGGMMTCSELAAVGLPAVYVPLPVGNGEQRLNAQPVVRAGGGILVQDEQLTPAWLLEHALPLLTDPVRLAEMGAAAAAFGRRDGDEALADLVYEAAGSAGKPPTEAQGA, encoded by the coding sequence CTGCACGCGGTGCTGGCCGGCGGCGGGTCCGCCGGGCACATCGAGCCGGCGCTGGCGCTGGCCGACGCGCTGCGCCGACGCGATCCGCGGTCCTCGATCACCTGCCTCGGCACCACCAAGGGCCTGGACACCAAGCTCATTCCGGAGCGCGGCTACCCGCTCGAGCTGATCCCGGCCGTGCCCATGCCGCGTAAACCCACCATGGACGTGTTCACCGTGCCGTCCCGGCTGGCCGGCACCGTGCGCCGGGCCGCCGAGATCCTGGACAAGGTGGAGGCGGACGTCGTGGTGGGGTTCGGCGGGTACGTCTCGCTGCCGGCCTACTTCGCCGCGCGGCGCCGCAGCGTGCCGATCGTGGTGCACGAGGCGAACGTGCGGCCGGGCCTGGCCAACCGGGTCGGCTCGCGGATGACCGCCTGGATCGCCACCGGCTCGCCGGACTGCCGCCTGAGCGGCGGCCGCTACCTGGGCATGCCGCTGCGGCAGATGATCTCGCGGCTCGACCGCCCGGCGCTGCGGGACGAGGCGCTGGCGTTCTTCGGCCTCACGCCGGGCCGCCCCACGCTGCTGGTCTACGGCGGTTCGCAGGGCGCGCGCCGGCTCAACGAGGCGATCGAGGGCGCGGCCGGCGCCCTGTCCGAGGCCGGGGTGCAGATCCTGCACGCGGTCGGCCGGGGCAACTGGCGCGACCAGGACGTCTTCCCGGTCGCCGGCGCCGCCTACGTGCGGGTGCCCTACCTGGACCGGATGGACTACGCCTACGCGGCCGCCGACCTGGTGCTGGGCCGCGGCGGGATGATGACCTGCTCGGAGCTCGCCGCGGTCGGCCTGCCCGCGGTGTACGTGCCGCTGCCCGTCGGCAACGGCGAGCAGCGGCTCAACGCCCAGCCGGTGGTCCGGGCGGGCGGCGGCATCCTGGTGCAGGACGAGCAGCTGACCCCGGCCTGGCTGCTGGAGCACGCGCTCCCGCTGCTGACCGACCCGGTCCGGCTGGCCGAGATGGGCGCCGCGGCCGCCGCGTTCGGCCGCCGCGACGGCGACGAGGCGCTCGCCGATCTGGTGTACGAAGCGGCCGGAAGCGCGGGAAAGCCGCCGACTGAGGCGCAAGGAGCGTAA
- the ftsW gene encoding putative lipid II flippase FtsW, which translates to MGWIGQARTGLVQARRWLLHPMAPYFMLIGATTLLVGIGLLEVYSASTTNNLVSGKPELGTITKQAVSAAIGVPLLAVAARLPVRFYRLLAYPLLLVSLLLLLMVLAFGQVSTGGNQNWLEFGPLTIQPSEFAKFALVLWGADLLDRKEKRLASWDHLIVPLLPMAGLIIGLVMLGGDMGTSMVIAAIAFALLWVVGAPGRLFTVTSAGAGGLATLAVLMRPSRVRRFTEFLSSTSADPTGTGYQAAQGFSALSSGGWFGVGLGASREKWGQLPEAQTDFIFAIIGEELGLIGALAVLALFIVLGYAGLRIAMQATDGFVRLASAAVTGWLMAQTLINLGAVLGVLPIAGVPLPFVSYGGSSLLPSLAAVGMLLSFARSQYRQGTGAPAAADGDGPRDGAGYASSSAPAKLGSRPPSARGRAAEKLGHAP; encoded by the coding sequence ATGGGCTGGATCGGGCAGGCGCGGACCGGGCTCGTCCAGGCCCGACGTTGGCTGCTGCATCCGATGGCCCCTTACTTCATGCTGATCGGCGCGACCACGCTGCTGGTCGGCATCGGCCTGCTCGAGGTGTATTCGGCCTCGACGACGAACAACCTGGTCTCCGGAAAGCCGGAGCTCGGCACGATCACGAAGCAGGCGGTCTCCGCGGCGATCGGGGTGCCGCTGCTGGCGGTGGCGGCGCGGCTGCCGGTCCGCTTCTACCGGCTGCTGGCCTATCCGCTGCTGCTCGTGTCGCTGTTGCTGCTGCTCATGGTGCTCGCCTTCGGGCAGGTCTCGACCGGCGGCAACCAGAACTGGCTCGAGTTCGGGCCGCTGACCATCCAGCCGAGCGAGTTCGCCAAGTTCGCGCTCGTGCTCTGGGGCGCGGATCTGCTCGACCGCAAGGAGAAGCGGCTCGCCAGCTGGGACCACCTGATCGTGCCGCTGCTGCCGATGGCCGGCCTGATCATCGGACTGGTCATGCTGGGCGGGGACATGGGCACGTCCATGGTGATAGCGGCCATCGCGTTCGCCCTGCTGTGGGTGGTGGGCGCGCCCGGGCGGCTGTTCACCGTCACCTCCGCCGGGGCGGGCGGGCTGGCCACGCTGGCGGTGCTGATGCGGCCCAGCCGGGTGCGCCGGTTCACCGAGTTCCTCTCCAGCACCTCCGCCGACCCGACCGGCACCGGCTACCAGGCCGCGCAGGGCTTCTCCGCGCTCTCCTCCGGCGGCTGGTTCGGCGTCGGGCTCGGGGCCAGCCGGGAGAAGTGGGGCCAGCTGCCCGAGGCGCAGACCGACTTCATCTTCGCCATCATCGGCGAGGAGCTCGGCCTGATCGGCGCGCTGGCCGTGCTCGCCCTGTTCATCGTGCTCGGATACGCCGGGCTGCGGATAGCGATGCAGGCCACGGACGGCTTCGTCCGCCTCGCCTCGGCTGCGGTCACCGGCTGGCTGATGGCGCAGACCCTGATCAACCTCGGCGCGGTGCTCGGCGTGCTGCCGATCGCGGGCGTGCCGCTGCCGTTCGTCTCCTACGGCGGGTCCTCGCTGCTGCCCTCGCTGGCGGCGGTCGGGATGCTGCTCTCCTTCGCCCGTTCGCAGTACCGGCAGGGCACCGGCGCCCCGGCCGCCGCGGACGGGGACGGGCCGCGGGACGGCGCAGGCTACGCCTCCTCATCCGCACCCGCTAAGCTCGGCTCCCGGCCGCCGAGCGCCCGTGGCCGAGCCGCCGAGAAGTTGGGACATGCCCCGTGA
- the ftsZ gene encoding cell division protein FtsZ, protein MGAPQNYLAVIKVVGIGGGGVNAINRMIEVGLKGVEFIAINTDAQALLMSDADVKLDVGRELTRGLGAGANPEVGKKAADDHAEEIEEVIKGADMVFVTAGEGGGTGTGGAPVVARIARSLGALTIGVVTRPFTFEGRRRATQAEEGISALREEVDTLIVIPNDRLLSISAPGATVLDAFKSADQVLLSGVQGITDLITTPGLINLDFADVKSVMSEAGSALMGIGSARGENRATAAAEMAISSPLLEASIDGARGVLLSISGGSDLGLFEINEAAQLVSEAAHQDANIIFGAVIDDGLGDEVRVTVIAAGFDGGQPSKRRESAAPRRTETVENTTAVNGMLGSLPRREDDEPTQVLPIPPTRAEDDIDIPDFLKNLN, encoded by the coding sequence GTGGGTGCACCCCAGAACTACCTCGCCGTCATCAAAGTCGTGGGCATCGGCGGCGGCGGTGTCAACGCCATCAACCGTATGATCGAGGTCGGACTCAAGGGTGTCGAGTTCATCGCGATCAACACGGATGCGCAGGCGCTGTTGATGAGCGACGCCGACGTCAAACTCGACGTCGGCCGTGAACTGACCCGCGGGCTCGGCGCCGGCGCCAATCCCGAAGTCGGCAAGAAGGCCGCGGACGACCACGCCGAGGAGATCGAAGAGGTCATCAAGGGCGCGGACATGGTGTTCGTCACCGCCGGCGAGGGCGGCGGCACCGGCACCGGCGGCGCCCCCGTGGTGGCCCGGATCGCCCGTTCGCTCGGCGCGCTGACCATCGGCGTGGTCACCCGGCCGTTCACCTTCGAGGGACGGCGCCGGGCCACCCAGGCCGAGGAGGGCATCTCCGCGCTGCGCGAGGAGGTCGACACCCTCATCGTGATCCCGAACGACCGGCTGCTGTCCATCTCCGCGCCCGGCGCCACCGTGCTCGACGCGTTCAAGTCGGCCGACCAGGTGCTGCTCAGCGGCGTCCAGGGGATCACCGACCTGATCACCACCCCGGGCCTGATCAACCTGGACTTCGCCGACGTGAAGTCGGTGATGTCCGAGGCGGGCTCCGCGCTGATGGGCATCGGCTCGGCCCGCGGCGAGAACCGGGCCACCGCGGCGGCCGAGATGGCCATCTCCTCCCCGCTGCTCGAGGCCTCCATCGACGGCGCGCGCGGCGTGCTGCTGTCCATCTCCGGCGGCTCGGACCTCGGCCTGTTCGAGATCAATGAGGCCGCGCAGCTGGTCTCCGAGGCCGCGCACCAGGACGCGAACATCATCTTCGGCGCCGTCATCGACGACGGGCTCGGCGACGAGGTGCGGGTGACCGTGATCGCCGCGGGCTTCGACGGCGGCCAGCCGTCCAAGCGCCGGGAGTCCGCCGCGCCGCGCCGCACCGAGACGGTCGAGAACACCACCGCGGTCAACGGCATGCTCGGCTCGCTGCCGCGCCGGGAGGACGACGAGCCCACCCAGGTGCTGCCGATCCCGCCGACCCGGGCCGAGGACGACATCGACATCCCGGACTTCCTCAAGAACCTGAACTGA